A genomic region of Glycine max cultivar Williams 82 chromosome 15, Glycine_max_v4.0, whole genome shotgun sequence contains the following coding sequences:
- the LOC100811716 gene encoding exonuclease 3'-5' domain-containing protein 2 — translation MDTVTTHKISFQHELHEIHTVGTELSVTVTAKASVVREWLSSRLYFRQQYVRRKRLVVGLGVQWTGGSDSPADTLQLCVGRRCLIFQLAHAKSVPKKLRTFLLDASHTFVGFWNHLDRRKLESSEHGLEMVRDPLDLRRYAKTEDGDDLTQASVEEIVEQCLGFDVEQRSEISMSDWNDEYLSDDQIAYATIDARCAFLIGRKSRAWERTGNSLFSCENA, via the coding sequence ATGGACACAGTCACCACTCACAAAATAAGTTTCCAGCACGAGCTGCACGAAATCCACACTGTCGGAACTGAACTCTCCGTCACCGTCACGGCCAAGGCCTCCGTCGTCCGAGAGTGGCTCTCCTCAAGGCTCTACTTCCGCCAGCAATACGTCCGCCGGAAACGCCTCGTCGTCGGCCTCGGCGTCCAGTGGACCGGCGGCTCCGATTCTCCGGCGGACACGTTGCAGCTTTGCGTTGGCCGCCGTTGCCTCATCTTCCAACTTGCGCACGCCAAAAGCGTGCCGAAGAAACTCCGCACGTTCCTCCTCGACGCTTCGCACACCTTCGTCGGATTCTGGAACCACTTGGATCGGCGGAAGCTGGAGAGTTCGGAGCACGGTTTGGAGATGGTGAGGGATCCTCTGGATCTGAGGCGGTACGCGAAAACCGAGGACGGCGATGACCTAACTCAAGCATCGGTGGAGGAAATCGTAGAGCAATGTCTTGGTTTCGACGTTGAGCAGAGGAGCGAGATCAGCATGAGCGATTGGAACGATGAATATCTCAGCGACGATCAAATTGCTTATGCGACGATTGATGCTCGCTGCGCGTTCCTCATCGGTAGGAAAAGCAGGGCTTGGGAACGAACAGGTAATTCACTCTTTTCATGCGAAAATGCTTAA